gtgacatgtgtgtgtggtcactgttggtgtgtgggggtcactgttggtgtgtgggggtcactgttggtgtgtgggggtcactgttggtgttaggtgtgtggggtcactgttggtgttaggTGCATGGGGTCACTGTTGGTGCCTAGTATGGGGGAGGGTCAGGGAAGGAGGGtggaagagaagagaggagagagagggtggaagagaagagaggggggagggaactTGCCTGTTCATGGGAATGTGATAAAAGTTCCAAAAGTTCAATAATCTGTTGTCCCATCTTGGCAACAACTGACCAAGTTTAGCTACTCTAGAAATAAAAGTTCTTGACTCTTAGTTAACCcaaaggggaggaagggggagagtgCTGGCACCACCCATTATTTTGAGACAATGGGATCTTTTGTggtcatcgtgtcagcaaggcggatagcccgcctgctttcatacctctcactgtatttcccacttctatacttcccttcacctatgcctctccttcctctttactccccccctcccccccataaaAAAGGATCTTTTTGTGTCTTGACTTTTTACTCTGATAACCTTGAACACTATAGTCATCCAAGCAAAACTCATGTCATCATTTGAACCGAGGAGAATTGACTGAGAACACTGCTGAAGTGTGCACACTGACACGGGCTGTGAGCGCTCGGGAGCATACATGAGGGAGGATGAGCTTTTACCTCACCCACTTTCACAGACAATGATGACTGGCTTCTctgcctcccttcctcccctccctcccttcccttccatcaAGGTCATGGTTACGCTGGAGGTGATGCCATGCAGCAACAGTCAAGCCATGAATCTGTGGGTTTTCTGAACAGATTCTGATTGTCCCTTTTTGCCCTCTCACTGTCTATATAGATGTGGCTGCCCTAGGTATTCCTATCATATTTATGGAGCAGGAGAGGGGGAAGTATCACTGTTGTTCCCTGGAGCTCTACGTAGGGAGAGCTCCATGCTCTAAGTCTTGTAGAGCATGTgctctcctggggccagattcacgaaagcacttgcgcaagcacttacgaacgtgtacatctttcctcaatttttgacggctttggttacatttattaaacagtttacaagcatgaaaacttcccaatcaactgttgttattgttataaacaacgtcCTGgttttcggagctcattaactgtttgataattggaaacaaaaccgccaaagactgagaaaagatgtacaggttcgtaggtgcttccgtaagtgctttcgtgaatctggcccctggtgttcATGGAGCACTTGTGTCCTCGCTGCTTATAACTCTTACTGCACCTGCAGTATTGACAACTATTTTCCTGCTAAACTGTGTTCTAATTTTGACGTTTACAGGACGTTACTGTTAGCCGTTCTGTGGTTGATGTTCTTTGCTCCGGTTCGGAGGGGGTGTTGGACTAGATTACCTTCTCTAGGCAATTCATTAATAACCCTAATTACTGAGGTCGCTAATAATTTTGTCACTTCTTGGTGGTACAACAAGGCATGCATTTCCAAACAATTAGAATTGTGCCAAGTTGTGATGCTTCCAGGAGCATTAATTACTGACTTTGGTAAGAATGTTGGCGAGTCTGGCTGCTGCTTGCTGCCGGCAGCTTTGGTGGACGTGGAGCAACGTCCTGGTGGACGTTGTTTTGACGCAGACGGTTCCGTCATTGTGGAGCCGGACGGTTCCATCACTGTGGAGGTGAACAGTTCCATCATAGTGGTGGCAAATGTTTCTTGTCACATGTTTGATATTTACCTTTTCAGTAAGTCTTATTTACCTTTCTTGACTGGGGACATGCGCCTCCGATGCGACATGCGTCACCTCTAGATACCCAGGCTGTGTCCTGGGTATCTAGGATGCTGCCCAATGACTGCATGCTCTCCTGCCCTCCCAAATGAGGAGTAACAAGCATTAGCAGAAAATAGTAGGCTGGAGGTGGTAAGACTCAGATAAAGAACAATGCGAACACACGGCCAAGAGGTTCCACAAACAATTTATAATAACACTGATGGTCACAGATCTTTGTGCTAAAATTCGTATTTATGATGATGTATGAGAGAAAGATGAGGTATTAACCCGGTGTCTTCCCTCTCTCGCTCACAGTCGCAGACGACTCACATGAACGGCAGTCACAGCACTTTCCTCAGCTCTGGCGACCCTGCCACCTGCGCTAACCGCTCTACATACTACATGCTTCACTCCATCACCCTCCAGGACGACGTCAAGGAGTACTGGGGCTTCCATCTTCTCAAAGGCTCTAAAGTCACCGTCTCCGCTTGCTCCAGGTGTGTAATCAACTGCGGAGTACTCGTCTAAATGTACTCGTCGAGATGATCTTGTCTATATGTATTTCTTGGGTCAAACGTCTACTCTTAAGGAACCTGACCGTCAATGATACGATGTAATGACTCAATTCATACGTTTTTTTTCATGTTTGATTTTAAAACTGTGTATCGAATTGGCCTCGACAAATTCCTTATCTAATCTATTCTCTTTATTTACGACCCTGACACTGGAGAATTGTTTTCTGTTACTGACTCATCTGTGTCCCCAGTTTCCAGTTATGTTCCCTGGTTCAATTGTTCTTTAATTTGAACATTGCTTCTATTCCCACTTTGCCAATCCTCCACAGTATCTTGTACGTCTACCCTAATCTTTATTTCCCCATTGTGATGAGACTCAGTTCTCTCGGCTtctgtgttcactgtgttcacTGTTCAGTCCGCTTAACTCAGGAACAAGCCTTGTTGCATATTTTTTTTAACCTTTTCTAATTTTGCTTTGTGTTTCTTTAGgtaggggttccatgctggggcagcatactgaAGAATGGGTCTCACAGAGGATGTATACAGTGATCAGAAGGGATCTTCGTCCAAGTTGGTGAAGGATAACGGGACGTTTGCCAGTGTGGCATTtgctgccctcgttatcctgctgatgtgtaCCTCTGCTGATAgatccccctgttatgtccactcTTCCATCTGTAAGATGGAAGACTGGACATAAGATAGAAGATGGATCACTTTTCCATCTTTTATCTGTAAGATGGAAGCACTTATTGTTTGGGTCACGTTATTTATTGTTTTATGTGCTATCtttcttttattattttgttCTTATATTTAATTTGAGCATTTGGTCGAATGCTTCCGTTAGTAAAGCGAGGCGCTCACCTAGTTCTGAGCCCACTGTGTTCACCTCATGGCTTCTGTTTTATCGTTCAACGGCATCTGGTCCCTGGATATCTCTGGAGGTTAATTACCTCCACAACTACTATCACTCGTTATCACCCTTCTGTCACCCTCCTGGCATACTCGAACCCCCTCCCCTAAGGCAGCATACTAATTCTACTGTTTGTTATACTCTTTCTACATTGTCTGCtgtactcagtgttgtatgtagtGTTATTGTTTCCTGTGTGTTACTTCTCTCTTTAGTCTGCTTTTTCTTGCATTTCTCACGGTGGGGAATCTGGCGTTTCACATTCTAAGGCTGGTCTGACGTAGGTTGTGTAATGTGTTGTGAATGATTTCCCTCTTTTGGTTTGTTGAGGCCGTTTTAGTGATCCGTTGGTTGGTGCCGGTTAGAGTATGTAATGTCTTAAAACCTTAAAGAGTCAGCATGTAAATTAACAGTTTTGTCTCGGGGTCTGGTGTCGAGACTCACTCTAAATTCTTTCCGCAGCACGAATGGCGCGCAGCTCATGATCTTGAGGGGCGTGGAGAACCTCCGGCGATGTGCCTGGATCGGTGAAGAAGACTCGGCCGAGGAAGTAATGATACAGGACGTTGAAGATCACGCAGGGGACAGCGAGACTCAGCACGGCGCACACGTCGACGGCCAGAACCGGCAGGATCAACAACCGGACCTCACGGAAGCACAAGACGAACTCCCGCCCGAAGGAGATAATACTGAGGACACTGGGTTACAGACTATTGAAACCGATATCCTGAATTTCAAGGATCACTCAGAGGAGAGACGTCAGGACTTGCATGAGCTCCTTCGACAAGCTGTGAAGATGAGCAAGAGCAAGAAAGAAATCTTGCGAATTCTTCACACAGTCGGACGAGGAAGAAGCCAGAAGCTGCCAGAGAGAATCAGACACATGATGGGACTTAACTCAGACGAAGTCTTACCTCCCTCGTCGGCCGAGACTCCTCAAGGAACAGCTGCAGGAGGAAGTCAAAACAAAACAGGCGAGGCAAAAACGTTATTAAAAAGAAGCGTTCGTGAATTGAAGCCAACTGAAGACTATGATGGCGCCTTTGAAATATTTGATGACGTCGAAGAGGACACCACCATAACCAAACATGGCAGAAACAAGTTCAATTCCAAGTCGAAGAATCCGTATGACTCAGTCGAGAAAATGGTTGGAGGACAGATCTTTTTCCCAGAGGGGTTGAAATTTGAGCGCGGGAAGTTTAACCAGACCACTTACATGGATGGTTCGAACGAGGAGGAAGTGTCCTCGTTCTCCAGCAGCGAAGAGGCCCTGGCCAGCTGCGAGGGAGTCATCATGGCCCTGCCCCTCGTGGCCTACCGCAGCTGTAGTTACCGCTGGACCGAGACCAACAAGGTAGTCTACGACATACCCATCACCGGAACCTACTACTTTGTCTTCTCCAGCGACAACGAGATTTCCGCCAATAACCTGTTCTTCAACGTGACGCTCGAGCGAGTAGAGTACGACACGCGGGAGTCTCAACGAGTCTGTACGAACACCACGGACTGTCTAGTCCCCTTGGCCTTCTGGTCGAACGAGGAGACGCTGGTGACAGTGGCCCAGGAAGACAGGTGGGACCGTTCGTACATGCTGGACACGACCTGTAATCCCAGAGTGCCTGTCTACCTCACCTTCCTCCTCCTGGCGCCGTTACTCATACTCTTCTGTGCCTTTCAGTAGCCCCCAACTGGACAGATGGTAAACTCCTCTGTAACGGTGCTCTGCAGTGTACTGTAGACGGTAATGAGCTCAGAAGTGTACATTGTttacccaggtggtccctgggGTATACCCAATAATGTGCACAGCTCTGACAGGACCATGCCCTCCCCCACCGATGCTCAATACCACACACAGG
Above is a genomic segment from Procambarus clarkii isolate CNS0578487 chromosome 86, FALCON_Pclarkii_2.0, whole genome shotgun sequence containing:
- the LOC138349608 gene encoding uncharacterized protein, with the protein product MAEEGPVTYRAETHRHYFFLNENSFTLLRPDNAELLRGPRRVVRLCVFALVLPALLITIPLYVRLVLYPPGHYPMVPTDQRLLSRHVSSVWCQSQTTHMNGSHSTFLSSGDPATCANRSTYYMLHSITLQDDVKEYWGFHLLKGSKVTVSACSSTNGAQLMILRGVENLRRCAWIGEEDSAEEVMIQDVEDHAGDSETQHGAHVDGQNRQDQQPDLTEAQDELPPEGDNTEDTGLQTIETDILNFKDHSEERRQDLHELLRQAVKMSKSKKEILRILHTVGRGRSQKLPERIRHMMGLNSDEVLPPSSAETPQGTAAGGSQNKTGEAKTLLKRSVRELKPTEDYDGAFEIFDDVEEDTTITKHGRNKFNSKSKNPYDSVEKMVGGQIFFPEGLKFERGKFNQTTYMDGSNEEEVSSFSSSEEALASCEGVIMALPLVAYRSCSYRWTETNKVVYDIPITGTYYFVFSSDNEISANNLFFNVTLERVEYDTRESQRVCTNTTDCLVPLAFWSNEETLVTVAQEDRWDRSYMLDTTCNPRVPVYLTFLLLAPLLILFCAFQ